aaattcactaaggaaagcccaaaagtccatgaagccaccagtcgactccaacatgcctatacgagacttgggtggaaattgggctcgaagtgatgaggaaaaggctacttgttttgcaaatcacctagagaaggtatttcaaccaaattgcccaaagcataactttaagttgtcaatcttacctaacacagccaatgagtcgcccgagtcctttaagacttcaccttctgcatcataaatgaacttaatccaaaaaagtcgtcAGGACATTATAATATCACtccaaaattgctaattgagttaccaaatattgctgtagaggtgctctctttgctcttcaatgcaaCTCTAAGTTTTGGATACTATTCAATTTCGtagaaaaagtcgcagattatcctgcctttctaaaatatttgaaaaggtgctactatcaaaaatgtctcctttcctccacgaaaataatgtaacaccaacgcaccaattcgggtttcgtgtaaaacatagtacaatagaacaagtaaatagaataactaacgaaataagaaaagcattcgagcagagagtactgttcagctatatttctagacgtggctcaggcgtttgataaattgtggcatgaaggccttttatataagattataaagattctacctttagaattgtataaaatattggagtcttatctaaaaaatagactatttatggttaaagtaggagatttcatatctgatgaacgacagataagggctggagtaccacaggtcAGTGTTtcaggcccaactctatacatcatatatacagctgatcttccaactgctaataatgtcttgacatcaacttttgcggatgacacagctttagtgagtcgtgaCAAAttccccattatagcatcaagaatattaacggagcacttaagttctgtcgaagaatggttagcaaactggcgtataaatgtaaatgaacaaaaatgcaagcatgttacattttccctaagaccaaaaatgtgcccagcAGTAaatatgaacaatattctagtgcctcaagcgaatgaagttacctatcttggtatttaCCTAGATAGAAGgtttacgtggagaaaacatatgtctagtaaaataacgtgcatgaagataagagctgcaaatttaaataggcttttaaataaaaactctaaacttagcctagacaacaaagtacttttatacaatgcggtcataaagccgatttggatgtatggcattcaactgtggggtacgacctgtgcaactaatattgatataatacaaaggttccaatcgaaaatgcttagaacaatcacgtgctcaccattgtacattcgcaatgaaaatatccataaagatcttgatatccctatggtaaagaaagcagtagaggacagcagattgaaatatatatctaaactccgtgatcacccaaacccattggctaatgcttttgTACATTCaaacacgtctaaaaagaagggatatgcctgcgtactaaagagcaacgtttcacttatacagctcaatcactcgtTTGAGCTGgtctaatttttaaatagatttaagattttataacttattgttaggcttaaaaacaagcagattcaataaataaggaaatattgaaaaaaaagcaaGAGTAATTGGTAAGctacctaaatttttttaaaaatatcgtgATTAActttttatatctatttttCAGGTGGTGCTCTTTAGTTTCTAGAATGGAAGACGAtgagtaaattttaaacacaatttcaccaaattatagtttttatacaaatatatttcttatattttagcCTAAATTTGATGATATTATTGAACTGTGGTGCGTTCATGACCATCATGGAATCTGGAATCAACAAGAAAAATCGCAGGAAAATGTGACATTGGGTGAGCCCTTATCTCTAGGCAAGAAAAGTGGAGGTTTGTCACCAATTTCGAAAACGTGAGGAATGATCCAGCTCGTTTCGTTGAAAATTTCCGCATGTCGCATATAATTGATGAGCTTTGAGAGATGCTGGAGCCACATCTGCTTCCAAAGCGAAATAGCAGACCAAAGGATTTCATCCCAGCTAAAGCTAAGTTTGCAATTGTTCTAgagtatgttatgaaaatatataatatactatattAGCACAAATAGGCTGCgtattgaaaaatgaaataccAGAGTGGACAGAACACACGATGTTGGAGATATGTAATTGCTTCCGAACACAATGGAACTTTCCGAACTGCGTCGGGGCTATCGTTGGCAAACACATAGCTATCAAAGCCCCACCAAAATGTAGaagcatattttataattacaaagtAAGTAAATGtgtctgtatatgtatgaaaatgagtaaaatcggttcaggaattacctcagccctcacatactatatatgccaattttcgttattctattgggctttatgaagaatatttgggtcaaactgtatgttatctcaataaaattacaaaaattaattgcgagagtataaaatgttcggttgcacccgaacttagcctctccttacttgttattaatatGCTTTCATTAAAGGGATTCCATTCCATTGCGTTAATGGCTACATGTGATGCCAATTATAAATTCACATACTTGGATATTGGTGCTTACGGAAGTGAAGGAGACTCCAATATTATGTATAATTCGAGATTCGGTATCAGCATTCTTAATGACAGCTGCCAATTTCCGGCCGACGGCTTTATCGATGGCAAAAAATTACCATATTTCATTGTAGGAGACGACGCATTTCCACTGTGTAAACGTATACTGAAGCCTTATAACAGCAAAAACCTTCCCAAAGaggaaaaaattttcaattatcgtTTAAGTAGAGCAAGACGGTGTATTGAAAACGCGTTTGGAATTTTAAGTGCAAAATGGCTTCGCCTGAGAAAGGTATTACTTTGTTTCAGCATGCTGCTTACTACATAACTTCCTGATCAATAAATGTCGACCGGCTTATAATCCTCCTACCTTCTCTGGATTTGACGGCATCGTATGGGAATCAGGAGAATGGGAAACTATACAAAAAGAAGGCCCTTTAAATGAATTACGTGCCTACCGCGGGGGAGtccgtcttcctacagaccaataagtctcttaccatgtctttccaaaatattcgaaaaagttttagtatcaaaaatgtctcctttcctccacgaaaataatataataccaacccaccaattcgagtttcgtgctaaacatggcacagtagagcaagtgaatagaattacaaacgaaatcaggaaggcattcgaacacagagagtactgttcagctatttttctcgatgtaactcaggcgttcgataaggtctggcatgaaggcctttatGGAatatcaaaaacgttttaccttacgaattgcataaaacattggagtcatattttagaaataggaaatttacagttaaagtgcAGATTTCATAtgagaagaacgagcaataagggctggtgtacctcagggcagtgtattaggccctactttgtacataatatatacagcattccaatagctaataacgtattgacatccacttttgcggatgacacagccctagtaagtcgtaacaaatgccccattagagcatcaagagtgtaatatgttttttattaaaaaataagtttaatatttataaatttcatgtttatttatttcataactaATCATGAggtaaaagtgtataaaaagttaattgttaattttatttctgttccttattctattttttgttttaagtttatttacttGCTGTAACAGCATACTGTTAAATTCCATACACATATCATCACCAACTGACCGTGGAAGCTTATTCAACAACCAGTCAAAACCAGCAAGGACTTGTGCATATGGTGAGTTGTTCTTTCCTGCTACCAAATCCTCTTGTTTCTTTAAGATGTTATTGAATCGACACCATGGCTCATCATTTTGGTTTCCGCTAAATGTCCGCTTACTTGTGGTGGGTGTTGGATTCtgaaaaatacacatacaaaaaataaaacattttcatttacatgCACATTATATACACTTACATAACCATATTGCGGAACATTTAACTCCTCCACATCCGCTCTATTTATGGGGGAAGATGAATGGAAATCTTCAAAAGCTGGACTTGTGAAAGTTCTGCGAAAACAATGCATAActtcatgaaattttaaaataatattaaatatacttaCTTTCGTTTCTGTGATAC
This portion of the Zeugodacus cucurbitae isolate PBARC_wt_2022May chromosome 3, idZeuCucr1.2, whole genome shotgun sequence genome encodes:
- the LOC105220304 gene encoding uncharacterized protein LOC105220304 is translated as MAVLPNVSQKRKTFTSPAFEDFHSSSPINRADVEELNVPQYGYNPTPTTSKRTFSGNQNDEPWCRFNNILKKQEDLVAGKNNSPYAQVLAGFDWLLNKLPRSVGDDMCMEFNSMLLQQVNKLKTKNRIRNRNKINN